The bacterium genome contains the following window.
CCTGCTCGGACACATCGAGGGGAACTGCCGAAGGCCTCCAAGCGAGCGGGGTTAATAGGGCTTAGGCACGATCGGATCAGAAGCTCATAGCCTTTGCAGCGTGTTCGGAATGGCATCGGGTCGCAGATAACGGCCAAGCACATCTGGTTCTTTGGCAGACCATTTGATCAGGAGTTTCCCCAATCTTGAGCGCAGAATAGCTGGTTTATCGGCTATGTGGCTCTAATTCCGGACGGCATCGACTGAAATTGGAGCTTACCGGAGCCGGGGCATACTCCCGCCCTGAAAGGCCTCGAAATCGCCCTGTTGCTGCAACAGGGCAACACCACACCGTCAGTGAAACATCCCATAACCGAGTGAAGAAAACGCTTGACTGACTATAGGGTAGCCGTAGGCGTCAGCCTACGGATCACGGCCAGCGAAGAAAAAGAAAAACAACCCTGAAAGGGTTGCACAATCTGCCGTTTTATGACGAAGGTTTCTGGTGTGAAGGGACTGTTGTGCGGCCCCATCAGGGCCGATCTGGGGAGGTGGGGATGCGTTCCGATTCCGTAGGCTAACGCCTACGGCTACCCACGTTAATCCCCTTCGGGGATGCCGGAAGAACGCCGTCAGTTGAGCAGGCCCGGGCACCATTACGAAAACTCCTCCTCCAAGACAGCTCTTGACTTAGGCGGCCAGGGTGGTTCAATGCTCAAGGTTTTTGCGCAGAGCTATTCTGTCGGGGGAGGCAGCGTTGGTGGAGGGCATTGATGGATTTAATGTGGAGGGCTTTTATGGTCGCCGTTATGGATGAAATGCCGGACACTGATGGCGGACGGACTTATGGAGGCGGGAACCGTTGAGTGGTCAAGCATGCTTACGGAGTGGACATGTTTAATAATGCTTCAACCTCAGGGATGGACGAGGCGACTGCTTTGAGGTATTCACTCGGTGATTACATTCTGGTCAACTTGATTGTTTGGGGCCTTCTCTTAGTTATCGGGGTGATAACCTACTTCGCTATCGACAGTGTGCCGGTAGTGCCTTTTCTATTGGTCGTTGTTGGCAGCGGATTCACGATAGTCTCCATCTACGACGGCATTTATGACAGGATAGCGCGTCGCTCGGAGGAGCGCGACCGGGCCGGCTCATGACCACATTAGTGCTTGTGGGCTTGCAGTGGGGGGATGAGGGGAAGGCGACGATTGTTGATGTCTTTGCCGCCCAGTCAGACGTAGTCGTTCGTTACTCTGGAGGAGCGAACGCTGGCCATACCGTTGTAGTCGGCGACGAGAAGTATGTTTTCCACCTCTTGCCTGTGGGCGTTCTTCACCCTGATAAAATCAGCGTAATCGCCAACGGCGTTGTGGTTGACGTTGAGCAGCTTTTCGTGGAGATCGACGATCTGAGGTCGCGAGGCCTTGAGATAGGCGACCACCTTCTGGTGAGCTCCCGCTGCCACGTTACCCTCCCTTATCACAAGGCGCTGGAGAGGCTGGACGAATCCCTTCGAGGCAAGCAAGCGCTCGAGACAACCCTCCGAGGCGTTGGGCCTACGATCGTTGACAAGGTAGCGAGGTCGGGCGTCATGGTGGCAGACCTTTTCCGCGAACAGCTTTTGCTTGATAAGCTCCGTCGCAATACGAAGGAGAAGAACCTCATCCTCGAACGAGGCGGCCTGAGCGAACGCTTTGATGCGAATGCGCTTGTGCAGCAGCTGAGGCCGTTGAGTGAGCGGATTAGGCCCTTCGTCGCGGACACGTCAAAGGCCCTTGCTGACTATATCGACCGTGGCAAAAAAATCCTGTTCGAGGGTGCTCAGGGAACCTTATTGGACATCGAGCACGGGACCTACCCATTCGTCACGAGCTCGCACCCTGTGAGCGGCGGGGCGTGTATTGGCTCGGGAGTTCCGCCCACTAAGATCGACAAGGTCGTAGGGGTCCTAAAGGCCTACTGCACAAGAGTAGGGGCGGGACCGTTTCCCACCGAAGACTCTGCTGATGCGGGTAAGCTGCTTGGCGAGCGGGGCAAGGAGTTTGGGGCGACTACCGGTCGGCCTCGTCGCTGCGGATGGCTCGATCTGGTTGCGCTTCGGTATGCGGCTCGGATCAACGGCATCGCCTCGATCGTAGTGACCAAGCTAGATGTCTTAGACGTTCTCGATGAGATACCAGTTTGCATCGGCTACGAACACGGAGGCGAGCGGTTGACGGAGTTTCCGCCGGAGATAGACGTTCTGGCGGAGTGCAGGCCGGTATATGTGCGTCTTCCTGGGTGGAGACAATCCACGAGGGGCCTGACGGACGTAGCGCAGCTTCCCTCAAATGCCATGTCATACCTTGAGCGGATTGAGGAGGAGATGGGCGTGGGTATCGCTTTGGTGTCCACCGGCCCGCGCCGGGACGAGATGGTTGTGCTTGACCAGGACCTCATCTCGTTCTAGAGCCATTGCTCTGGAGACAAGTTGGTCACCAGTCAGACCTATGAGAGACCCAGAGCTCAGAATGTCTATATCCATAGATGGAGATGCGACATCCGTTATAGAAGAAGCGAGCCGCTAAAGATCGCGGATGTCGATGGAGACGATGAACGAGGCAGTGGTCTGGAGGCTCGTTAGGCCCCGCCTCGAGATGTCCAAGCTGTGACCGGAGAGGATAGACAGCGTACGACAGAAGCGTCCGGGCTAGAACAGGGCCTTGAGGGCCACCTTGACAAGCTCCTCAAGCGGCACAGATTGCCCTCTTTGCTCGACAAGCTTGCGGACGACAGCTCGGGATGTATTGGGTGGGATACCGAGCGACTCGAGGGCGGCCACCGCGTCCCTCTCAATCCCTTCGGCCGAGGGGGCCCCTGGCTCCGCTGGAATAGCTATTCGAGTGGCCTTATCCCGTAGGAAGACGACGATGCGCTCAGCAGTCTTGGGCCCGATTCCCGGGGCGGACGCAAGTCGAGGTATATCGCCCTCCAGAATTGCCCGCCGGACATCACGGGGCTCAATGCCCGACAGGATTGTTCTGGCGACCTTGACGCCGACGCCGGAGACTTGGATAAGAAGTCGAAATATATCGCGCTCGGCGGACGTCGCGAAACCGAACAGCTCAAACGTCGGCTCCCGGAAGTGAAGATGAGTGAGAAGCTTCACACTTGAGCCAACCTGGCCCAACTGCTGATAGGTCGTAAAGGATATCTGAACCTTGAGCCCCACGCCGCCAACCTCGAGCACAACGCGCTCAGGGGATTTCTCGACGATCTTGCCGGATATGTAATCAATCATCTACGACTTGCGGTCTGCGCCTCATAAGAGGCCTTAACCTGCGCCCGCAGTTTTTCGGTGTTTAGGTGGCATATCGCCGCGGCCAGCGCATCGGACGCGTCGTCAGGATATGGCGTTTCCGTAAGGGCGAGGGCGATCTTGACCATCTTCTGAACTGATTCCTTGCTCGCCCTCCCATAACCCGTAACGGCGAGCTTGATCTCGGTCGCAGAGTGCTCCACGACCGGCAGGCCAGCGCTCTGGGCAGCAAGCATCACAACGCCACGCACTGCCCCCAGCTTGAACGCAGTGCGAACGTTCTGAGCGTAGAATACCGCCTCCATCGAGACGATATTGGGCAGAAACTCAGATATGAGGGACACTATCTCGGAATGAATGACGCTAAGTGTCTGCGGCAAGGAGTGCTTCTGAGGGACCGGGATTGCCCCGTATTTGACCGCGCAAAGCTCGCCACCCTCGCCCTGCTCGACTATGCCGTAGCCCGTTGACCTGCAGCTGGGGTCAACGCCTAGGACCTTCAGCCGACTTCCTCCATAACCGCAGGATCGATATCAAAGTTGGCAAAAAGGTTCTGAACATCATCGCTCTGCTCGAGCCGGTCCATCAGCCGAAGCATCTGCACCGCATCCTTCCCCTCGAGCTTCACCGTGCTCTTGGGAACCATCGTTACCTCCGCAGACTGTATCTCAAAACCCTCCGCGGCAAGCACCTCCTGCAAATCAGCTAGCCGCTCCGGCGCAGCCACGATCTCAAAAACACCATCATCGTTCGTCACATCGTCAGCACCCGCCGAAACCGCCGCATCCATCAGCCGGTCCTCGTTATCAACGTTCTTCTCCTCGATGACTACAAGGCCCTTCTTGTCGAAAATCCATAAAACGCTCCCGACGTCTGCCATTCTCCCGCCGTTCTTCGATAAAATATACCGAATCTCAGAAACCGTTCGGTTCTTGTTGTCGGTGAGGCACTCGATGAAGATCGCAACGCCACCCGGGCCATATCCCTCGTAACTCACGTCCTCATAGGACACGCCCGGAAGCTCGCCAGTCCCTTTCTTGATGGCTCGCTCAATGTTGTCGTGTGGCATGTTTGCCGCTCTAGCAGACACAACGGCACTGCGGAGCCGCGGATTGCTTTCTGGGTCGCCGCCACCTTGCCTCGCCGCGACTGTGATTTCCTTGATCAGCTTGGTAAAGAGGTTGCCACGCTTGGCGTCCTCTTTCCCCTTCTTACGCTTTATGGTGCTCCATTTTGAGTGCCCGGACATCTGATCCCTCCAAACACCGATCTCTCAGGCAAGCGACGGCTTATCATCTTTAGGTTTAATCCCGACCTTGCCCTCGAGTATCTCCTCTATCGCAATCTCAATACAACTCTTGCCACCACCACGAGAAAACGGCAGCAAGCCCGACTGTATTTGCAGCGCCCGGCCAGCGGTCAGCACTGTGAAATCATACTCTGACCCAATCTTTCTGACACCCATGGGCACGAGCTCAACTACCGTCCCACCACGCCTGTCTTCTTCCATATTCTTAACCTACCTCAAAACCATCTTCTCAAATCCTGTCCAGCGAGCAATCAAGGAGCGATCCCACCGTGAAGCAGAGACCCAACACCGCATAAAACGGATAAATGTCCGCCCCGTGCCCTGTAAATAACTTGCCCACGATAAACGGGATCAACAGAAGCACCGCCCACGCGATGGCGTTCACCAATAGCACGTGACCAAAACCATACCGGCTTCCCGACCCAAAAGACATCGCCGGAACGTTCCGCTTATGCT
Protein-coding sequences here:
- a CDS encoding DNA-directed RNA polymerase subunit omega; the encoded protein is MEEDRRGGTVVELVPMGVRKIGSEYDFTVLTAGRALQIQSGLLPFSRGGGKSCIEIAIEEILEGKVGIKPKDDKPSLA
- a CDS encoding YebC/PmpR family DNA-binding transcriptional regulator, encoding MSGHSKWSTIKRKKGKEDAKRGNLFTKLIKEITVAARQGGGDPESNPRLRSAVVSARAANMPHDNIERAIKKGTGELPGVSYEDVSYEGYGPGGVAIFIECLTDNKNRTVSEIRYILSKNGGRMADVGSVLWIFDKKGLVVIEEKNVDNEDRLMDAAVSAGADDVTNDDGVFEIVAAPERLADLQEVLAAEGFEIQSAEVTMVPKSTVKLEGKDAVQMLRLMDRLEQSDDVQNLFANFDIDPAVMEEVG
- a CDS encoding adenylosuccinate synthase yields the protein MTTLVLVGLQWGDEGKATIVDVFAAQSDVVVRYSGGANAGHTVVVGDEKYVFHLLPVGVLHPDKISVIANGVVVDVEQLFVEIDDLRSRGLEIGDHLLVSSRCHVTLPYHKALERLDESLRGKQALETTLRGVGPTIVDKVARSGVMVADLFREQLLLDKLRRNTKEKNLILERGGLSERFDANALVQQLRPLSERIRPFVADTSKALADYIDRGKKILFEGAQGTLLDIEHGTYPFVTSSHPVSGGACIGSGVPPTKIDKVVGVLKAYCTRVGAGPFPTEDSADAGKLLGERGKEFGATTGRPRRCGWLDLVALRYAARINGIASIVVTKLDVLDVLDEIPVCIGYEHGGERLTEFPPEIDVLAECRPVYVRLPGWRQSTRGLTDVAQLPSNAMSYLERIEEEMGVGIALVSTGPRRDEMVVLDQDLISF
- the ruvC gene encoding crossover junction endodeoxyribonuclease RuvC encodes the protein MKVLGVDPSCRSTGYGIVEQGEGGELCAVKYGAIPVPQKHSLPQTLSVIHSEIVSLISEFLPNIVSMEAVFYAQNVRTAFKLGAVRGVVMLAAQSAGLPVVEHSATEIKLAVTGYGRASKESVQKMVKIALALTETPYPDDASDALAAAICHLNTEKLRAQVKASYEAQTASRR
- the ruvA gene encoding Holliday junction branch migration protein RuvA, producing the protein MIDYISGKIVEKSPERVVLEVGGVGLKVQISFTTYQQLGQVGSSVKLLTHLHFREPTFELFGFATSAERDIFRLLIQVSGVGVKVARTILSGIEPRDVRRAILEGDIPRLASAPGIGPKTAERIVVFLRDKATRIAIPAEPGAPSAEGIERDAVAALESLGIPPNTSRAVVRKLVEQRGQSVPLEELVKVALKALF